In candidate division KSB1 bacterium, one genomic interval encodes:
- a CDS encoding DoxX family protein, which translates to MNTKKVKTIALWVVQILLAILFVLQAVMKLSSMPGWVDRFSRWGYPENFYLLIGVLEGLGANVRALLS; encoded by the coding sequence GTGAATACTAAAAAAGTCAAAACGATAGCACTTTGGGTGGTGCAGATTCTGCTTGCTATACTTTTTGTTCTGCAAGCGGTTATGAAACTCTCGAGCATGCCAGGCTGGGTCGATCGGTTTAGCAGATGGGGCTACCCGGAGAACTTTTACTTACTGATTGGTGTTTTGGAAGGACTTGGAGCGAATGTCAGGGCATTATTGTCATGA
- a CDS encoding response regulator transcription factor — MKIKTIIADDEPLAREKIRNLLEEDPDIELIGECADGIETVTAIRNQQPDLVFLDVQMPELDGFGVLKALRHSNMPTLIFVTAYDQYALRAFEVHALDYLLKPFDRERFQKALQRAKEHIRKEKSGEVNEKLLTLLQDLKSEKSNNHERKYLERLVIKAGGRVTFLKTEEIDWIEAAGNYIRLYIGKDSHLLRDTMNNIQTKLDPEKFLRIHRSTILKIDRIKELQPWYHGEYVVTLENGKQLTSSRSYRHQLGTLLENSS, encoded by the coding sequence ATGAAAATTAAAACCATCATCGCCGATGACGAACCCCTGGCGCGGGAAAAAATCAGAAACTTGCTGGAGGAAGACCCGGATATCGAACTCATCGGTGAATGCGCAGATGGCATTGAAACCGTTACTGCAATCCGGAATCAGCAACCGGATTTAGTTTTCCTCGATGTGCAAATGCCGGAATTGGATGGTTTCGGCGTTCTGAAAGCCTTGCGCCATTCAAACATGCCGACCCTTATCTTTGTGACTGCTTATGACCAATATGCCTTGCGGGCGTTCGAGGTTCACGCCCTTGATTACCTGCTGAAACCATTTGACCGGGAACGTTTTCAAAAAGCACTTCAGCGCGCCAAAGAGCATATTCGGAAAGAAAAATCAGGAGAAGTTAATGAGAAGCTGCTGACTTTACTGCAAGATCTTAAATCTGAAAAAAGTAACAATCATGAAAGGAAATATTTGGAGCGGTTGGTCATCAAAGCGGGCGGCCGGGTTACTTTTTTAAAAACGGAAGAAATCGACTGGATTGAAGCAGCGGGAAACTATATTCGTTTATACATCGGTAAAGACTCCCACTTACTGCGGGATACAATGAACAACATCCAAACCAAGCTCGATCCCGAAAAATTTCTGCGAATTCACCGCTCTACCATTCTCAAAATAGATCGGATTAAAGAGTTGCAGCCGTGGTATCACGGTGAATATGTTGTGACCCTGGAAAACGGCAAGCAGCTTACTTCCAGCCGAAGTTATCGACACCAGCTTGGCACACTTCTCGAAAATTCATCATAA
- a CDS encoding histidine kinase: MDVKKENFLRHFILKGGLLFLTATILGFFFATQSYLTYLYRDNQANFLLSLSVTLPDWIVWAIFTPFIIKLGRRFPFERQNWLKNGLVHLLTGLFVTLLKLFVLFQITSMINWLPSRPVSIFQFHPNFLTYLVIVGLSHAFDYYRKFRERELRNSQLETRLAQAQLQVLKMQIQPHFLFNTLHAISTLMHKDVESADRMMAQLSDLLRLTLESDGVQEVPLKQEMEFLEGYLAIEKTRFQKRLTIETKIAPETLDALVPNLILQPLVENAVRHGIEPRSAPGKIEILTKRENGMLQVKISDDGPGLKNKQTKFKEGIGLTNTRARLQQLYGENFRFELGNSEKKGFVVKLVIPFKT, encoded by the coding sequence ATGGATGTCAAAAAAGAAAACTTCCTCAGACACTTTATCCTTAAAGGCGGATTGTTATTTTTAACCGCCACAATTCTCGGTTTCTTTTTTGCGACCCAATCTTACCTCACCTATCTTTACCGGGACAATCAAGCGAATTTTTTACTTTCTCTAAGTGTCACGCTGCCGGACTGGATTGTCTGGGCGATCTTTACACCGTTCATTATTAAGCTGGGAAGGCGCTTTCCATTTGAACGACAAAATTGGCTCAAAAATGGCCTGGTTCATCTTCTGACCGGACTTTTTGTAACGCTCCTTAAACTTTTCGTGCTGTTCCAAATCACATCCATGATCAATTGGCTGCCTTCAAGGCCGGTATCTATTTTCCAATTCCATCCGAACTTTCTTACCTATTTGGTGATTGTCGGTTTAAGCCATGCTTTCGATTATTATCGAAAATTCAGAGAACGGGAATTGCGCAATTCCCAGCTGGAAACCCGCTTGGCACAAGCGCAATTGCAAGTTCTTAAGATGCAAATTCAACCCCATTTTCTTTTTAATACCTTGCACGCCATTTCAACACTTATGCACAAAGATGTCGAGTCTGCTGACCGCATGATGGCGCAGCTAAGCGATTTGCTCAGGTTAACTCTGGAAAGCGACGGCGTTCAGGAAGTCCCTTTAAAACAGGAAATGGAATTTCTCGAAGGGTACCTGGCGATAGAAAAAACCCGCTTTCAAAAACGGCTGACAATTGAGACAAAAATTGCTCCGGAAACTTTGGATGCGCTAGTACCGAATCTGATTTTGCAGCCGCTGGTCGAAAACGCAGTTCGCCACGGCATCGAACCGCGGTCGGCGCCCGGCAAAATTGAAATTCTGACCAAACGTGAAAACGGCATGCTGCAAGTCAAAATCAGCGACGACGGACCGGGGCTAAAGAATAAACAGACGAAATTTAAAGAAGGAATCGGTTTAACCAACACGCGCGCACGATTGCAGCAACTTTACGGCGAGAATTTTCGGTTTGAATTGGGAAACTCAGAGAAGAAAGGGTTCGTAGTAAAGTTGGTCATTCCATTTAAAACGTGA
- a CDS encoding putative toxin-antitoxin system toxin component, PIN family has product MKRKKARVVIDTNIWVSFLIGKVLSNLESFVVNDNIQILLSNELLEEINDVLHRPKFQGYFTTETIAELVSLMLGKFKVVEIKETFDVCRDPKDNFLLDLCVSGKADYLVTGDADLLSLNPFRNTEIVDYNSFQQILNEIISE; this is encoded by the coding sequence ATGAAAAGAAAAAAGGCTAGAGTCGTAATTGATACGAATATTTGGGTTAGTTTTCTTATTGGAAAAGTTCTTTCAAATCTGGAAAGTTTCGTAGTCAATGATAACATTCAGATTTTACTGAGCAATGAGCTTTTGGAAGAAATAAATGATGTCCTGCATCGGCCCAAATTTCAAGGATATTTTACTACAGAAACAATTGCCGAACTTGTCTCCCTTATGCTCGGTAAATTTAAAGTCGTTGAAATAAAAGAAACGTTCGATGTCTGTCGTGATCCAAAAGATAATTTTCTGCTGGATCTTTGTGTCTCGGGTAAAGCGGATTATTTAGTCACTGGGGATGCAGACTTACTCTCCTTAAATCCGTTCCGAAATACGGAAATCGTCGATTATAATTCGTTTCAACAGATTCTAAATGAAATAATTTCTGAATAG